In a single window of the Bactrocera dorsalis isolate Fly_Bdor chromosome 2, ASM2337382v1, whole genome shotgun sequence genome:
- the LOC105227642 gene encoding SRR1-like protein, translating to MSEEFRAVTRKKWIARRSINPRLRRLSERCNEKDEKEVDVDAFLKRLEQLCTQMVGSDYFIQAMETVDESLKALIDNEKFSRLVCFGIGPFSRNFQALHQLAFIICTQRHYGIDEAIYFDPVFRESEKQILQRLNCALMSENCEAKYSVDERTLFYLPHCPNCLTNNLLWSNWRPKCLKHLILINNSFESLSLSKTERLLRLDSSYILDVLPYVKEYQLEDDYETHNVFNDLSVHVFPMASLPASENSFWNKREAPTYTDVEMISAEEFGKLRLT from the exons ATGTCTGAAGAATTTCGCGCAGTCACAAGAAAAAAATGGATTGCACGTAGGTCCATAAACCCAAGACTACGAAGGTTATCAGAACGTTGCAATGAAAAAGACGAAAAGGAAGTGGACGTTGACGCATTTCTAAA ACGCCTGGAACAGTTATGCACACAAATGGTGGGCAGTGATTACTTTATACAGGCAATGGAGACTGTGGACGAAAGCCTCAAGGCGTTAATCGACAATGAGAAATTTTCGCGTCTAGTTTGTTTTGGCATCGGTCCTTTCTCTCGCAACTTTCAAGCATTACATCAGCTGGCTTTCATTATTTGCACACAACGGCATTATGGCATTGATGAAGCCATATATTTTGATCCAGTATTTCGTGagagtgaaaaacaaattttgcagCGACTCAATTGTGCGCTAATGTCGGAAAATTGTGAGGCAAAGTATTCCGTAGATGAACGCACATTATTCTATCTTCCCCATTGTCCGAATTGTTTGACCAACAATTTGCTATGGAGCAATTGGCGtccaaaatgtttaaaacattTGATACTTATAAATAATAGTTTTGAAAGTTTGTCGCTTAGCAAAACCGAGCGTTTATTGAGGCTGGATTCAAGTTATATATTGGACGTGTTGCCTTATGTCAAAGAATATCAATTAGAAGATGATTATGAAACACACAATGTTTTTAATGATTTGTCAGTACATGTGTTTCCTATGGCATCACTACCTGCTTCCGAAAATTCTTTTTGGAATAAAAGAGAAGCACCAACATATACTGATGTTGAAATGATCTCTGCGGAGGAGTTCGGAAAACTGAGGCTAACGTAA